One window of the Pseudarthrobacter sp. ATCC 49987 genome contains the following:
- a CDS encoding TrmH family RNA methyltransferase — MTFHRLDSADDPRVSDYTQLTDVHLRKLREPAEGMYIAESSRVLRRALAAGHQPRSFFLAEKWVEDLADIFEQYPDVPAYIGSAALLEDITGFHLHRGAMAAMQRPDPVPLPGLLAGARRVAVLEDIVDHTNVGAIFRSAAALGIDAVLVSPRCGDPLYRRSVRVSMGTVFQVPWARLEDWPGDLQVLRAEGFTVAALELTDDAVDLDELAARRPEKLALVLGTEGAGMSEKTLAAVDLAVKIPMRAGVDSLNVAAASAVAFWELRPRD, encoded by the coding sequence GTGACCTTCCACCGCCTTGACTCCGCCGACGACCCCCGGGTTTCGGACTACACCCAGCTCACGGACGTGCACCTGCGCAAGCTCCGGGAACCCGCCGAGGGCATGTACATCGCCGAGTCCTCCCGGGTGCTCCGCCGGGCCCTCGCCGCGGGTCACCAGCCGCGCTCCTTCTTCCTGGCCGAGAAATGGGTCGAGGACCTCGCGGACATCTTTGAGCAGTACCCGGACGTCCCCGCGTACATCGGCTCCGCAGCGCTCCTCGAGGACATCACCGGCTTCCACCTGCACCGCGGCGCAATGGCAGCCATGCAGCGGCCCGACCCCGTACCGCTGCCCGGGCTGCTCGCCGGGGCCCGCCGGGTTGCCGTGCTGGAGGACATTGTGGACCACACCAACGTCGGTGCCATCTTCCGGTCTGCCGCGGCGCTGGGCATCGACGCTGTCCTCGTGTCGCCGCGCTGCGGGGATCCGCTCTACCGGCGCAGCGTCCGGGTCAGTATGGGGACGGTGTTCCAGGTGCCCTGGGCCCGGCTGGAGGACTGGCCGGGGGACCTGCAGGTGCTCCGCGCGGAAGGCTTCACCGTGGCCGCCCTGGAACTCACCGACGACGCCGTCGACCTCGACGAACTGGCCGCCCGCCGCCCGGAGAAACTCGCCCTCGTGCTCGGCACCGAAGGCGCCGGGATGAGCGAGAAGACCCTGGCCGCCGTCGACCTCGCCGTGAAGATCCCCATGCGGGCGGGCGTGGACTCGCTCAACGTCGCGGCGGCGTCCGCCGTCGCCTTCTGGGAGTTGCGCCCGCGGGATTGA
- a CDS encoding sulfite exporter TauE/SafE family protein, whose protein sequence is MEFFNSVFIFFAGLWAGTINSVVGSGTLVTFPVLIALGYAPVTASISNAMGLVAGNAAGAWGYRKELTGRGKQLLKLLPASLLGGITGAYLLLHLPEKVFHYAAPVLIVLALLMVAFQPRLQQWVRNREQNPEHAIRDRRHGVILVVLVYLAGVYGGYFVAAQGILLVGILGIFMTGTIQNANAMKNILVLCVNVVAAASYLLFAFGRIDWTVVGLIAVSSLIGGVIGSKVGRRLSPVVLRGVIFVLGLVALGFMIANLFK, encoded by the coding sequence GTGGAGTTCTTCAATAGCGTCTTCATTTTCTTCGCCGGGCTGTGGGCCGGCACCATTAACAGTGTTGTCGGTTCCGGCACCCTGGTGACCTTCCCGGTGCTGATCGCCCTTGGCTACGCCCCTGTCACCGCGTCCATCAGCAACGCGATGGGCCTCGTGGCCGGGAACGCCGCCGGCGCCTGGGGCTACCGCAAGGAACTGACAGGACGCGGAAAGCAGCTGCTCAAACTGCTGCCCGCGTCGCTGCTGGGCGGCATCACCGGGGCCTACCTGCTGCTCCACCTTCCCGAGAAGGTCTTCCATTACGCTGCCCCCGTCCTGATCGTGCTCGCGCTGCTGATGGTGGCATTCCAGCCCCGGCTGCAGCAGTGGGTCCGGAACCGGGAGCAGAACCCCGAACATGCCATCCGGGACCGCCGCCACGGAGTCATCCTGGTGGTCCTGGTGTACCTCGCCGGTGTGTACGGCGGATACTTTGTCGCCGCCCAGGGCATCCTGCTGGTCGGGATCCTGGGCATCTTCATGACCGGGACCATCCAGAACGCCAACGCCATGAAGAACATCCTGGTGCTCTGCGTGAACGTCGTGGCGGCAGCTTCCTACCTGCTCTTCGCCTTCGGCCGGATTGACTGGACAGTCGTCGGACTGATCGCCGTGAGTTCTCTGATCGGCGGCGTGATCGGCTCCAAAGTCGGCCGCCGGCTGTCCCCGGTGGTCCTGCGCGGTGTCATCTTTGTCCTGGGCCTTGTCGCCCTGGGCTTCATGATCGCGAACCTCTTCAAGTGA
- a CDS encoding ABC transporter ATP-binding protein: MSDVLEMAAVSVVRGAKTLLDKVDWQVKEGERWVILGPNGAGKTTLLQLAAARIHPTSGMAGILEEILGAVDVFELRPRIGLSSAALANQIPEHEKVLNVVVTAAYGVTGRWREGYEKDDERRAFALLNEWGMGPLLNRPFASLSEGERKRVQIARALMTDPELLLLDEPAAGLDLAGREDLVYRLSELARDEAAPAIVLVTHHLEEVPPGFTHAMLLRDGAVMAQGPIEGVLTAANLSETFGLPLDVSVTAGRYTATARR, translated from the coding sequence ATGAGTGATGTTCTTGAAATGGCCGCCGTCAGCGTTGTACGTGGGGCAAAAACCCTCCTCGACAAGGTCGACTGGCAGGTCAAGGAAGGCGAACGCTGGGTGATCCTGGGTCCCAACGGCGCCGGCAAGACCACTCTGCTCCAGCTGGCCGCCGCACGGATCCACCCCACCAGCGGGATGGCCGGCATCCTCGAGGAAATCCTGGGCGCCGTCGACGTCTTTGAACTCCGGCCCCGGATCGGCCTGTCCTCGGCTGCGCTGGCCAACCAGATCCCGGAGCACGAGAAGGTCCTCAACGTCGTCGTGACCGCGGCCTATGGTGTCACCGGGCGGTGGCGCGAGGGTTATGAGAAGGACGACGAACGCCGCGCCTTCGCCCTCCTCAACGAGTGGGGCATGGGCCCGCTTCTCAACCGGCCGTTCGCCTCGCTGTCCGAGGGGGAGCGCAAGCGTGTCCAGATCGCCCGGGCCCTCATGACCGACCCCGAGCTGCTGCTCCTGGATGAACCCGCCGCCGGACTCGATCTGGCCGGCCGCGAGGACCTTGTGTACCGGCTCAGTGAACTCGCCCGCGACGAGGCCGCCCCGGCCATTGTCCTGGTCACGCACCACCTCGAGGAAGTCCCGCCGGGCTTCACCCATGCCATGCTGCTGCGCGACGGCGCGGTGATGGCCCAGGGCCCGATCGAAGGCGTCCTCACGGCCGCAAACCTGAGTGAAACCTTCGGGCTGCCGTTGGACGTCAGCGTTACGGCGGGCCGGTACACGGCCACCGCCCGCCGCTGA
- the serB gene encoding phosphoserine phosphatase SerB encodes MNLYVTAVSYAPKLSLPEVQQLRTLLAAAGLALDAESRTGDDRFEVHTVDVSSDLASTLDHDGTALAELRRAVAENGPAGVDTAIVPATLRSAGRKFLIMDVDSTLIQQEVIELLAAYAGKREEVTAVTEAAMRGELDFAQSLHARVAVLAGLPADVVDSVRAEVKLSLGAAELVTAFQEAGHVVAVVSGGFNQILRPIAEGLGLDYWVANELEIADGALTGKVIGEVIDRAAKEKYLREWAATEGIPMEHTIAVGDGANDLDMLGAAGIGVAFNAKPAVRAVADAAVNMPYLDAVRYIAGV; translated from the coding sequence ATGAACCTGTACGTGACCGCCGTGAGCTATGCCCCGAAACTTTCACTTCCCGAGGTGCAGCAGCTACGCACGCTCCTCGCAGCAGCGGGACTGGCGCTGGACGCCGAATCCCGCACCGGAGACGACCGCTTCGAGGTCCATACGGTAGACGTCAGTTCGGACCTGGCCTCCACCCTGGACCACGATGGGACGGCGCTGGCCGAACTGCGCCGAGCGGTGGCAGAGAACGGCCCCGCCGGAGTCGACACGGCCATTGTTCCCGCCACCCTCCGCAGTGCGGGGCGGAAGTTCCTCATCATGGACGTGGATTCCACCCTGATCCAGCAGGAAGTGATCGAGCTCCTGGCCGCCTACGCCGGCAAGCGTGAAGAAGTGACAGCCGTGACCGAGGCCGCCATGCGCGGCGAACTGGACTTCGCCCAGAGTCTGCACGCCCGTGTGGCGGTGCTCGCCGGGCTGCCGGCGGACGTCGTCGATTCCGTCCGTGCCGAAGTGAAACTGAGCCTCGGAGCGGCGGAGCTCGTCACTGCATTCCAGGAAGCCGGCCACGTCGTGGCGGTGGTGTCGGGGGGCTTCAACCAGATCCTGCGACCGATCGCGGAGGGTCTCGGACTTGACTACTGGGTCGCCAACGAACTGGAAATCGCCGACGGCGCGCTGACCGGAAAGGTGATCGGTGAGGTGATTGACCGGGCGGCGAAGGAGAAGTACCTGCGGGAATGGGCCGCCACGGAAGGCATCCCGATGGAGCACACGATTGCCGTGGGCGACGGCGCCAACGACCTGGACATGCTCGGCGCCGCCGGGATCGGCGTGGCGTTCAACGCCAAACCGGCCGTCCGCGCGGTGGCGGACGCGGCCGTGAATATGCCCTACCTCGACGCCGTTCGGTACATCGCCGGAGTCTGA
- a CDS encoding SDR family oxidoreductase produces MGLLENKTAIVTGSSRGIGAEVAKFLAAEGAAVVVNYRQKAPRANKVVAEIEAAGGRAAAVGADLTTQEGVQALASAAMENFGSLDVLVLNASGGMESGMEADYALKLNRDAQVNMLNAAVPLMPEGSRVVFVTSHQAHFINTVPTMENYEPVARSKRAGEDALRELIPNLAEKGISLVIVSGDMIEGTVTATLLDRSNPGAIEARRAEAGKLYSVKEFAAEVAKMVTADVESGHTEYVGGADYFDKSNS; encoded by the coding sequence ATGGGACTGCTGGAGAACAAGACTGCAATCGTGACCGGTTCGTCGCGGGGCATCGGCGCCGAGGTGGCCAAGTTCCTCGCCGCCGAGGGCGCCGCCGTCGTCGTGAACTACCGCCAGAAGGCGCCCCGCGCCAACAAGGTCGTTGCGGAGATCGAGGCGGCCGGCGGCCGCGCAGCCGCCGTCGGCGCAGACCTCACCACCCAGGAAGGCGTCCAGGCCCTGGCCAGTGCCGCGATGGAGAACTTCGGTTCGCTTGATGTCCTGGTCCTCAACGCCTCCGGCGGGATGGAATCCGGCATGGAGGCGGACTACGCACTCAAGCTCAACCGCGACGCGCAGGTGAACATGCTCAACGCCGCCGTCCCGCTGATGCCCGAGGGCTCCCGGGTGGTCTTCGTGACCAGCCACCAGGCCCACTTCATCAACACCGTTCCCACCATGGAGAACTACGAGCCGGTGGCACGCAGCAAGCGCGCGGGCGAGGACGCCCTCCGCGAACTCATTCCGAACCTGGCCGAGAAGGGCATCTCCCTGGTTATCGTCTCCGGCGACATGATCGAGGGCACCGTCACGGCGACCCTGCTCGACCGCTCCAACCCCGGTGCCATCGAGGCCCGCCGCGCCGAGGCCGGGAAGCTGTACTCGGTGAAGGAATTCGCCGCCGAGGTCGCCAAGATGGTTACGGCCGACGTCGAATCCGGCCACACCGAATACGTCGGCGGAGCCGACTACTTCGACAAGAGCAACAGCTAG
- a CDS encoding DUF5655 domain-containing protein produces MTEESTPEQVFSGSSRGLELFHAVEKMLAIPAPPDMRATKSEVAFRDRRGFAYLWWPGRYVNSDVPAVLSIVLPWRVASARFKEVLNPSPGVWMHHLELHTVDELDGEVLGWLHEARDHAG; encoded by the coding sequence GTGACGGAGGAATCGACGCCGGAGCAGGTCTTCAGCGGTTCCTCGCGCGGCCTGGAGCTGTTCCATGCGGTGGAGAAGATGCTGGCCATCCCGGCCCCGCCGGACATGCGGGCAACGAAGAGCGAGGTGGCGTTCCGGGACCGGCGCGGTTTCGCGTACCTCTGGTGGCCCGGCCGGTACGTCAATTCCGATGTGCCCGCCGTGCTCTCGATTGTCTTGCCGTGGCGGGTCGCCTCTGCGAGGTTCAAGGAGGTGCTGAATCCCTCGCCCGGGGTGTGGATGCACCACCTGGAACTGCATACGGTGGACGAACTCGACGGGGAGGTTCTGGGCTGGCTGCACGAGGCACGGGATCACGCCGGCTAG
- a CDS encoding Hsp20/alpha crystallin family protein, with product MAELNKWVPSDVLEPIKRFLDGDLTMTPSIKVEQFVDGTTLVVRAEVPGIDPDKDVDVSVSEGMLHIKAEREEKTEHKSKDGYRSEFRYGSFTRSVALPPGAREEDITATYKDGVLEVRAPAPVTAPDATAKKIRIDHT from the coding sequence GTGGCTGAACTTAACAAGTGGGTGCCGTCGGACGTGCTGGAACCGATCAAGCGTTTCCTGGACGGCGACCTGACGATGACCCCGTCCATCAAGGTCGAGCAGTTTGTTGACGGCACCACCTTGGTGGTGCGCGCTGAAGTTCCGGGGATTGATCCCGACAAGGACGTCGACGTCTCCGTCAGCGAAGGCATGCTGCATATCAAGGCCGAACGCGAGGAAAAGACCGAGCACAAGAGCAAAGACGGTTACCGTTCGGAGTTCCGCTACGGCTCGTTCACACGCAGTGTTGCGCTTCCGCCCGGTGCCAGGGAAGAGGACATCACCGCGACCTACAAGGACGGCGTACTTGAGGTGCGCGCCCCTGCCCCAGTGACAGCGCCGGACGCGACGGCCAAGAAGATCAGGATCGACCACACGTAG
- a CDS encoding beta-ketoacyl-ACP reductase, whose product MSETATTGRSVLITGGNRGIGLAIAEAFLANGDKVAVTYRSESALPAGILGVKADVTDEASVDAAFTEVEAAHGPVEVLVANAGITKDTLLMRMSEDDFTSVIDTNLTGAFRVIKRASKGMIRARKGRVVLISSVSGLYGAPGQINYSASKAGLVGMARSLTRELSARGITANVVAPGFINTDMTAELPEATQKDYLSKVPAARFAEASEVANVVRWIASDEAAYISGAVIPVDGGLGMGH is encoded by the coding sequence ATGTCTGAAACAGCAACCACCGGCCGCAGTGTCCTGATCACCGGCGGAAACCGCGGAATCGGCCTCGCCATCGCCGAAGCCTTCCTCGCCAACGGTGACAAGGTGGCCGTCACGTACCGCAGCGAATCGGCGCTCCCCGCGGGCATCCTTGGCGTCAAGGCCGACGTCACGGACGAGGCCTCCGTCGACGCCGCGTTCACCGAAGTGGAAGCCGCGCACGGCCCCGTCGAGGTGCTGGTGGCGAATGCCGGCATCACCAAGGACACCCTCCTGATGCGCATGAGCGAGGACGATTTCACCTCGGTCATCGACACCAACCTCACCGGCGCCTTCCGCGTGATCAAGCGTGCCTCCAAGGGGATGATCCGGGCACGCAAGGGCCGCGTGGTCCTGATCTCCTCGGTCTCGGGCCTCTACGGCGCGCCCGGCCAGATCAACTACTCGGCCTCCAAGGCAGGGCTGGTCGGCATGGCCCGCTCGCTGACCCGCGAGCTGAGTGCCCGCGGTATCACCGCCAACGTGGTGGCCCCGGGCTTCATCAACACCGACATGACGGCGGAACTGCCCGAGGCAACCCAGAAGGATTACCTCTCCAAGGTTCCCGCCGCCCGCTTCGCTGAAGCCTCCGAGGTCGCCAACGTGGTCCGCTGGATCGCCAGCGACGAGGCAGCCTACATTTCCGGTGCCGTCATCCCCGTCGACGGCGGCCTCGGGATGGGTCACTGA
- a CDS encoding DUF3099 domain-containing protein: protein MTLKNRPGVPVPGNPDAPSGDSEVHSITDAAAAHSEEMRQRMIKYAVAMGIRMVCLILIFVVDGWLKILPVIGAVFLPWFAVIIANGSDTAELHSDSLLDYAPLAQLDAPASATSEDPVGPGVPPSEDPSMTLLQGELVDDGDSPEGGSGAPGRRESDHGGHGREAS, encoded by the coding sequence TTGACACTCAAAAACCGACCCGGTGTACCTGTGCCCGGGAACCCGGACGCACCGTCCGGTGATTCCGAGGTTCACAGCATCACGGACGCCGCCGCCGCACACTCTGAAGAGATGCGCCAGCGGATGATCAAGTACGCCGTGGCGATGGGTATCCGCATGGTGTGCCTGATCCTGATTTTTGTGGTGGATGGCTGGTTGAAAATCCTCCCGGTCATCGGGGCCGTGTTCCTGCCCTGGTTCGCCGTCATCATCGCCAACGGCAGCGACACGGCGGAGCTCCATTCCGACTCGCTGCTGGACTACGCGCCGCTGGCCCAGCTCGATGCGCCGGCGTCCGCCACGTCTGAGGACCCGGTTGGCCCGGGTGTCCCGCCGTCGGAGGACCCGTCGATGACGCTCCTGCAGGGCGAACTCGTCGACGATGGGGACTCCCCGGAGGGCGGCAGCGGCGCCCCCGGGCGGCGTGAAAGTGACCACGGCGGCCACGGACGGGAAGCATCATGA
- a CDS encoding SURF1 family cytochrome oxidase biogenesis protein, with the protein MYRFLFSSKWLGYLLLAAIFAAACVGLGRWQMDRRAETLAGINRVTSNYSAAPVPFAEVKDQFSSMAAEREWTQVELKGSYDVAGQRIVRNRPLNGQPGYEVVVPFRVETGETVVIDRGWLPIGNNNPGRPDQVPDPPQGTVTVVARLKPAEPALQRGAPDGQLASIDLTAYSGQLGYPLLTGAYGQLASESPAVSDMPFPFPKPSTDEGTHLSYSLQWFAFGVLMFIGFGYAARQQARNAAIDAEDAEAQAADTDGGLMHSSGPAARRRPAPRKRKNATAEEEEDAILDARGY; encoded by the coding sequence ATGTACCGTTTTCTCTTCTCCAGCAAGTGGCTGGGGTACCTGTTGCTTGCCGCGATTTTTGCTGCCGCCTGCGTCGGACTGGGCCGCTGGCAGATGGACCGCCGCGCCGAGACGCTGGCCGGGATCAACCGGGTCACCTCCAACTATTCCGCGGCGCCCGTCCCGTTCGCTGAGGTCAAGGACCAGTTCAGCTCGATGGCAGCCGAGCGGGAGTGGACCCAGGTGGAACTGAAGGGCAGTTACGACGTCGCCGGGCAGCGTATCGTCCGCAACCGGCCGCTCAACGGCCAGCCCGGCTACGAGGTGGTTGTGCCCTTCAGGGTGGAAACCGGCGAGACCGTTGTGATCGACCGCGGCTGGCTGCCGATCGGCAACAACAACCCGGGCCGCCCCGACCAGGTTCCCGATCCCCCGCAGGGCACCGTGACCGTCGTCGCCCGCCTGAAACCTGCCGAGCCCGCGCTCCAGCGCGGTGCCCCGGACGGCCAGCTGGCGTCAATCGACCTCACCGCCTATTCCGGGCAGCTGGGCTATCCCCTGCTAACGGGCGCCTATGGCCAGTTGGCGTCAGAGAGTCCGGCGGTGTCGGACATGCCCTTCCCGTTCCCGAAGCCGTCCACCGACGAGGGCACCCACTTGTCGTACTCGCTGCAGTGGTTTGCGTTCGGCGTGCTGATGTTCATCGGCTTCGGGTACGCGGCCCGGCAGCAGGCCCGAAACGCGGCTATTGACGCCGAGGACGCAGAAGCCCAGGCTGCCGATACCGACGGCGGCTTGATGCACTCCAGCGGCCCGGCCGCCCGCCGTCGTCCTGCGCCGCGCAAGCGGAAGAACGCGACCGCAGAGGAAGAGGAAGACGCCATCCTGGACGCCCGGGGGTACTGA
- a CDS encoding YbaK/EbsC family protein, whose translation MDGVLPDPVARVKRALNALGAEDTVTVFDSKVPTAAAAAAALGCDVAAITNSLVFDVAGAPLLILASGAARVDVRKVAGQLGVGQIRGASPGFVLEHTGQEVGGVAPVGHPEKIRTLLDESLAAHRVLWAGAGDHHSMFSISYEELKRITEAQEMPVR comes from the coding sequence GTGGACGGTGTGTTGCCGGATCCTGTGGCGCGGGTGAAACGCGCGCTGAACGCGCTCGGCGCCGAGGACACGGTCACGGTGTTCGACTCGAAGGTCCCGACGGCTGCCGCGGCGGCCGCCGCGCTCGGCTGCGACGTTGCGGCCATCACCAACAGCCTCGTGTTCGACGTCGCGGGTGCCCCGCTGCTGATCCTGGCCAGCGGAGCCGCCAGGGTCGATGTGCGGAAGGTGGCCGGGCAACTGGGCGTCGGACAAATCCGCGGGGCCTCCCCCGGGTTCGTCCTGGAACACACCGGCCAGGAAGTGGGCGGCGTAGCCCCGGTCGGGCATCCGGAGAAAATCAGGACACTGCTGGACGAGTCCCTGGCGGCCCATCGGGTTCTCTGGGCCGGCGCGGGCGACCACCACTCCATGTTCTCGATCAGCTACGAAGAGCTCAAGCGCATCACCGAAGCCCAGGAAATGCCCGTCCGCTAG